The DNA segment TAGATATTTTTGGCTTGTATTTGAATAAAACTAgttatattttgttttcaattatgaagaaaaaaaaaagaataattcaAGAGTTGAGAATAGTCTTAGCCACGTGAGATTAGGGTTGGCAAAATCATCACAAACAATTTTGACCATTATAGTGCAGATtgaatggaaaagaaaaaaagagaaaatgaaaacaaagttGATAGAGTTTGAGACAAATCACTTTCAAAAGTTTCCAAAGTTTGGGTCTTTTTGTAACTACCAATTTGACCAAGCCATCACCATAAGATTTTTCTGTTAGAAAAGAACATTTTTTGTTCCAGTAAAAGgcattcatttttcttttcccCTTTATCTTAGGAACTATGAAAAATAACGTTACTTTTAACATTTGATTTGAGAAAAGACACGTCAACCTCGTCAAAATGACAAGAAATATCTATTTGAGTCACTGAAAGAAAAAGCCAAATATGAGTGTTGGATTTGGGTGACTTTTCTTCATAGAAGAATTCCATAAAAAAGCACAAAGCAATTCATGCatctcataaataaataaaaatatagttaataatTGGAGAATTGTGTAATccaatttacttttttttttaaaaattagtttgttCTTGGTAAGAATATATTTCAGTTTCACACAAATAATTTGCGTTATTGGTCAAATATAATTGACGTAATCAGATATTTGTCTTCAACATActcgagaaaaaaaaaacaataaaacatcATTAACAAAATCAGAGATtcagataataaaaaaattaaaccttTTGAATTTATTTCTTGATTAGGATTATTCTGAACTTCAGAATGTAAATGTGAATAAAATTCTAGATTTAGTTATGAATGTAAGGCAAATACACATCAACAACGTTTGAAGTTGAAGGAGTCCTCTAACCTTAAACATCAGACACGTGTCAATGCAAGCTCCCCAACTCGTGCCGAAAACAGCGGACTCGCACGTGCCACTCGTCTATATCATAGTCCTCTACAAACTCCCTCTTCTCCCCTGCATCTTCAAACAAACACACACAACACTGTGTCTGTGTAAAACTCACACCACCTTGTGTTCGGTTTCCAATTCAGTGCCATGGCAGCACCAACACCCCCTTTGAAAGATGAGCTCGACATCGTGATCCCCACCATCAGGAACCTCGATTTCTTGGAGATGTGGAGGCCATTCTTTCAGCCTTACCATCTCATAATTGTGCAAGATGGTGACCCTTCAAAGACCATTAAGGTCCCTGAAGGCTTTGACTATGAGCTCTACAACCGCAATGACATCAATAGGATTCTGGGTCCCAAGGCCAGTTGCATCTCATTCAAGGACTCTGCATGCCGTTGCTTTGGCTACATGGTGTCCAAGAAGAAGTACATCTACACCATTGATGATGACTGCTTTGTgagttttttctctctcaatctcaTCACCCATTTGTTGGAATCTCTTTGGTTTTTGCATTCTGACTTTGGTTTTGGTTAGATCTTAACATGGTTTGCTTTGCAAGGTTGATCTCTTCCTTAGTGGTGTAAAATTTGGATCTTGTTATTATGTTGGTTATTAGTGTTGTTGTTTGCAAATGTAACTGATGGTACTGCTTCTGCTATATCCGGCCATTGCATGGATCGGATATTCCTTCTGGCTTTATGATCTGTTTGAAACAGACTGCCTGCTTGTTACAATGTAACTAGTGTGATTTTTGAATCCATGGAGTTGGGTCCAATGGAAAGGCTTAGACTTTGGTAATGTGATGAGATGGGATTTGAATTGTCATTGGAAGAGCATCCTAAATTAAGGATGTGTTATTGTTTTACTGTAAAGCATTGATGTTGGTCCACGATGTAAACGTGGTTTGTCATCCGTTTCGCTCTCCTTAACCAGTGTTGGagtgaaatttgaaattatgGCTAGCTTTAGTGTCTGCATTTGTTTTATAATAACATGATATAGATTTAATCATGTCCAACTGATGGAATCTTGAGATGCCCTCCAGCTATATGTGTTAACGTTGACATTTGtttgatatatttatatgttttgtTAAGTTTTTGGGTTTCATCAAGGAATATTTCTATCAACTCGTGATTTGAAATTTTAGGGATTTATCATCTTTTGATGTGACTTAGGTTGCCAACAATCCATCTGGAGAAAAGATTAATGCACTTGAGCAGCATATAAAAAACATTCTCTGCCCATCCACACCTTACTTTTTCAACACTCTCTACGAACCTTATCGAGAAGGTGCAGATTTTGTTCGCGGTTACCCCTTCAGTCTCCGTGAAGGTGTGCCAACTGCAGTTTCTCATGGTCTTTGGCTCAACATCCCAGACTACGATGCTCCTACTCAGCTTGTGAAGCCTCTTGAGAGGAACACTAGGTACTACTTCTACccttgtaaaaaaattaaaaaatactaacTTGGAAGTGAGTTTGATCGTGAATATTGTGATTCTTATCAGGTATGTGGATGCTATTTTGACCATACCAAAGGGCACTTTGTTTCCCATGTGTGGAATGAACTTGGCCTTCGATCGCGATCTCATAGGACCAGCAATGTACTTTGGTCTCATGGGTGATGGTCAGCCTATTGGACGCTACGATGACATGTGGGCTGGCTGGTGCTGCAAGGTACCAAATCTTTGCAAATGATTGAACCAAATCTTTGCAATCAATTGATTGTTGTATTTATCTGAATATCATTGCATGAAAAAAACTGAGATATTTGAACGAATGATTGTTTAGGTAATCTGTGATCACTTGGGATTGGGAATCAAGACTGGTTTGCCATATATCTATCACAGCAAGGCCAGCAACCCATTTGTAAACCT comes from the Phaseolus vulgaris cultivar G19833 chromosome 8, P. vulgaris v2.0, whole genome shotgun sequence genome and includes:
- the LOC137825879 gene encoding UDP-arabinopyranose mutase 1; the encoded protein is MAAPTPPLKDELDIVIPTIRNLDFLEMWRPFFQPYHLIIVQDGDPSKTIKVPEGFDYELYNRNDINRILGPKASCISFKDSACRCFGYMVSKKKYIYTIDDDCFVANNPSGEKINALEQHIKNILCPSTPYFFNTLYEPYREGADFVRGYPFSLREGVPTAVSHGLWLNIPDYDAPTQLVKPLERNTRYVDAILTIPKGTLFPMCGMNLAFDRDLIGPAMYFGLMGDGQPIGRYDDMWAGWCCKVICDHLGLGIKTGLPYIYHSKASNPFVNLRKEYKGIFWQEDIIPFFQNLVLPKEATTVQKCYIVLAKQVKEKLSKIDPYFDKLADAMVTWIEAWDELNPAGASQANGKA